From the genome of Hymenobacter sp. PAMC 26628, one region includes:
- a CDS encoding glycosyltransferase family 4 protein → MARILFFTPYPAGRAPSQRFRFEQYLSLLAAHGHQYRLAPFWSVATWNILYQPGHTAAKILGLLSGFGRRLGLLLAVPAYDFVFIHREAAPVGPPIFEWLIAKGLSKRIVYDFDDAIWMQDPAGEQGLLGRLKWPQKVGAICRWAYKVSCGNAYLADYARQFNAHTMVNPTTLDTDLLHNRVRDQAPAGPPVIGWTGTHTTLRHLDLVWPVLERLEREGQAFVFHVISNAPPAHMGLRSLRYSPWRKQSEIADLLQFNFGLMPLVDDPWARGKCAFKALQYMALGMPALVSPVGMNTEVVQDGTNGFVCATDEEWYQSLRRLLASPPERVRQGAAARRTIVEHYSVASNTANFLSLFQ, encoded by the coding sequence ATGGCGCGTATTCTATTCTTCACTCCGTACCCGGCCGGCCGGGCCCCGTCGCAGCGGTTTCGCTTCGAGCAATACCTGAGCCTGCTGGCGGCCCACGGACACCAGTACCGGCTTGCCCCGTTTTGGTCGGTGGCTACGTGGAACATTTTATACCAGCCCGGGCACACCGCGGCCAAAATACTGGGCCTGCTAAGTGGGTTTGGCCGGCGGCTGGGACTATTGTTGGCGGTGCCCGCCTACGATTTTGTGTTCATTCACCGCGAAGCGGCCCCAGTGGGTCCTCCGATATTCGAGTGGCTCATTGCCAAAGGGTTGAGCAAGAGGATTGTTTACGATTTTGACGATGCCATCTGGATGCAAGATCCCGCGGGCGAGCAGGGCCTCCTGGGCCGGTTGAAGTGGCCGCAAAAAGTGGGAGCCATTTGCCGGTGGGCTTACAAGGTGAGTTGCGGCAATGCGTACCTAGCTGACTACGCCCGCCAATTCAACGCCCATACTATGGTCAACCCTACGACGCTGGACACCGACTTATTGCACAACCGCGTCCGGGACCAGGCCCCTGCTGGCCCGCCCGTCATCGGCTGGACCGGTACCCACACCACGCTGCGCCACCTGGATTTGGTGTGGCCCGTGCTGGAGCGGCTGGAGCGTGAAGGGCAAGCGTTTGTGTTTCACGTCATCTCCAACGCGCCGCCCGCGCATATGGGGCTGCGCAGCCTGCGCTACTCGCCTTGGCGCAAGCAAAGCGAGATTGCGGATTTGTTGCAGTTTAACTTCGGCCTGATGCCGCTCGTAGACGACCCGTGGGCCCGGGGCAAGTGCGCTTTCAAAGCCTTGCAGTACATGGCGCTGGGCATGCCGGCGCTGGTGTCGCCGGTTGGCATGAACACGGAAGTAGTGCAGGACGGAACCAATGGATTTGTGTGCGCCACCGACGAAGAATGGTACCAGTCCCTGCGTCGGCTGCTGGCCAGCCCGCCCGAGCGGGTGCGACAGGGCGCGGCGGCCCGCCGTACCATCGTGGAGCATTATTCGGTGGCTTCTAACACCGCCAATTTCCTGAGCCTGTTCCAATAA
- the rffA gene encoding dTDP-4-amino-4,6-dideoxygalactose transaminase produces the protein MDAPIPFNKPYFSGNETCYIEQAVRSGKISGDGQFTQRAHAYFEQAWGFAKALLTTSCTDALEMAALLLDIQPGDEVIVPAFTFVSTANAFVLRGAKIVFADSTALNPNLDAGALEALVTPRTRAIVPVHYAGIACDMGAVLAVAQRHGLAVVEDAAHAIDSFYDGQRLGTLGALAAFSFHETKNIIAGEGGLLALNDLQFARRAEIIREKGTTRSAFFRGEATEYNWVDVGSSFLPSELTAAYLWAQIENLADIQRQRTALWDQYYAALAPLEALGVGLPALPAYATNNGHLFYLVCRDRAERDALIAHLGQRGILAVFHYRALHRSPYYAARHDGRALAWAEHYTECLVRLPLFYELSATDQERVVAGVLNFYHRR, from the coding sequence ATGGACGCTCCGATTCCCTTTAATAAGCCGTATTTCTCTGGCAACGAAACCTGCTACATCGAGCAAGCGGTGCGCTCGGGCAAGATTTCCGGCGATGGGCAGTTCACCCAGCGGGCCCACGCCTACTTTGAGCAGGCGTGGGGATTTGCCAAGGCGCTGCTGACGACTTCCTGCACCGACGCGCTGGAAATGGCGGCCCTGCTACTCGACATTCAGCCCGGCGATGAGGTAATTGTGCCGGCCTTTACGTTTGTGAGCACGGCCAACGCCTTTGTGCTGCGGGGCGCTAAAATTGTCTTTGCCGACAGCACAGCCCTGAACCCCAACCTCGACGCCGGGGCCCTGGAAGCCCTCGTCACGCCCCGCACCCGGGCCATTGTGCCGGTGCACTACGCCGGCATTGCCTGCGACATGGGCGCCGTGCTGGCCGTGGCCCAGCGCCACGGCCTGGCGGTGGTGGAAGACGCGGCCCACGCCATCGACAGCTTTTACGACGGCCAGCGGCTGGGCACGCTGGGGGCCCTGGCGGCCTTCTCGTTTCACGAAACCAAAAATATCATTGCCGGCGAAGGCGGTTTGCTGGCCCTCAACGACCTGCAGTTTGCACGGCGGGCCGAGATTATTCGCGAGAAGGGCACCACGCGGTCGGCCTTTTTTCGGGGCGAGGCCACGGAATACAACTGGGTAGACGTAGGCTCGTCGTTCCTGCCGTCGGAGCTGACGGCGGCGTACCTCTGGGCGCAGATTGAAAACCTGGCCGACATCCAGCGGCAGCGCACGGCCCTGTGGGACCAATACTACGCCGCCCTGGCCCCGCTGGAAGCCCTGGGCGTGGGCCTGCCCGCGCTGCCAGCCTACGCCACCAACAACGGCCACCTGTTTTACCTCGTGTGCCGCGACCGGGCCGAGCGCGACGCTCTGATTGCGCACCTGGGGCAGCGGGGTATTCTGGCCGTTTTCCATTACCGGGCCCTGCACCGCAGCCCGTACTACGCCGCGCGGCACGACGGCCGGGCCCTGGCCTGGGCCGAGCACTACACCGAGTGCCTGGTGCGCCTGCCGCTGTTTTACGAGCTGAGCGCCACCGACCAGGAGCGCGTCGTCGCGGGCGTCCTCAATTTCTACCACCGCCGCTAA